GTTCCTCGGCGCGGCGGCCGACAAGGACCCGACCGGTCTGACGGGGCTGCTGCCCAACGGCGGCGGGTTCCGCTACTACTCGGTCACCGGGTCCGTTCCGACGAAGGGCGAGACGGACTACCGCCTCACCGTCGACGGCCTCGTGGACCACTCCGGCTCCTACAGCCTCGCCGACCTGCGCGGACTGCCGCAGACCCGGCTGGTGCGCGACGTCCAGTGCGTCACGGGCTGGCGGGTGCCTGGCACCCCGTTCGAGGGGGTGCGGCTCTCCCACCTGCTGGACCTGGCCGGTGTGCGGCCGTCGGCGAAGGCCGTGCGGTTCACCTGCTTCGACGGCGCGTACAGCGAGAGCCTCACGATGGCGCAGGCCCGCCGCGACGACGTCCTCGTCGCCATGCGCATGCAGGACAAGCCGGTCAGCCACGTGCACGGCGGCCCGGTCCGGCTCTACGTGGCGCCCATGTACTTCTACAAGTCGGCGAAGTGGCTCTCCGGCATCACGGTCACCGACAAGGTGGAGCCGGGGTACTGGGAGCACTACGGCTACGACGTGGACGGCTGGGTCGGCCGCTCGAACGGACGTGACGATGCGCCGACCTCCTGAGGAGACGGGCGGCACCGCCATGGCCGCCGAGGGCGCCACGGCAGCAGGGATCCCCGGGGCTCCCGGGATGGCACCGGGCGCCGGGGACGGCACCGCCCGGGAGCGCACCGGCCCCGACGGGCCCCCCACCCGGCTGCGCCGCTTCACCCGCGCCGAGCGCTGGGTGCACAGGACCACCGGGCTGCTGATGGGCGTGTGCGTGCTCACCGCTGCCTTCCTCTACATTCCGCAGCTCGCCGAACTGGTCGGGCGCAGGGTCCTGGTGGTCACTGTGCACGAGTGGTCGGGACTGCTGCTGCCGGTGCCGCTGCTCGCGGGGCTCGTCTCCCGCGCGCTCCGCGCGGACCTGGGCCGGCTCAACCGCTTCGCCCCGTACGACCGCAGGTGGCTGCATGCCGTACGGCACCGCGACCCCCGCCCGCAGTCGCGCCCGGCGGGCAAGTTCAACGCGGGGCAGAAGATCTACGCGGGGTGGATCGCCGGTGCGGTGCTGGTGATGCTCGGCACCGGGCTGCTGATGTGGTTCACCCACCTCTTCCCGCTGGTTCTGCGCATCGGGGCGACATTCGTGCACGACTGGCTGGCGCTGGCCGTGGGCATCGTCCTCGCCGGGCACATCGCCATGGCCCTGGCCGACCCGGAGGCGCGCCGCGGCATGCGCACGGGGTGGGTCAGCCGTGCCTGGGCGGAACGCGAACACCGTCTGTGGCGCCCCTGACATCCGTCGCGCCGCTGCCGGGCAGGGCACGCTGTTAGCGTCCCCGGCGTGAACGACTCCGTGTACGCAGGCAACGCCGGCAGGGACGGCGCGCTGGACCGGGGCTGGCTGCTGGGGCACTTCAAGCCCCCGTCGGACCCCCGGCACAGCGCCGACGTGGAGATCAAGTGGGGCGTGCACCCGCGCGGGGACCGGAGGGCGCGGTGGGTGCGCGGCGAGCACCGGACGGCCCTCCTGGTGCTCATCAGCGGCCGCTTCCGCGTGGAGCTGCCCGACCGCAGCGTGCTGCTGGAGCGCCCGGGTGACTACGTCGTCTGGGGACACGGGGTCGACCACTCCTGGTGGGCCGACGAGGAGTCGGTCGTACTGACCGTCCGCTGGCCGTCCGTACCCGGCTACGCCCTGTCCGGGGAGGGCTCCCTGTGATTGTCTGATCCAGAGCGCCGACCGCGGCCGGCAGCCCGGTGGCGTGAACCCACTGCTCGTGAAGGTGTGTGATCCGGTGTCCCGTGTCGTCGTCACCGGCGGAAGCGGCAAGCTCGGCCGTGCCGTCGTGCAAGAACTCGTCGACCACGGCTGGGACGTGGTCAACCTCGACCGGGCGGCCCCCGCCGAGCAGCTCTGCCCGTTCGTGAAGGTGGACCTCAGCGACTACGGCCAGACCGTCGGCGCGCTCACGGCGGTCGACGACCGCTACGACCGCGTCGACGCCGTGGCCCATCTCGCCGCCGTGCCGGCTCCCGGGCTGCTGCCGAACACCGCCGTCTTCGAGAACAACATCACGGCGACCCACCACGTCTTCTCCGCGGCACGGCTCGCGGGCATCCGCAACGTGGTCTGGGCGTCGAGCGAGACGGTGCTCGGCCTGCCCTTCGAGACCCCGCCGCCCTACCTGCCGGTGGACGAGGAGTACCCGGCCCGGCCGGAGAGCAACTACTCGCTGGCCAAGCACCTGGAGGAGCAGATGGCCGCCCAGTTCTGCCGGTGGGATCCGGAGCTGAAGATGGTCGGCCTGCGCTTCTCCAACGTGATGGAGGTCCAGGACTACGCCCGCTTCCCCGGCTTCGAGGCCGACCCGCGGCTGCGCCGCTGGAACCTCTGGTCGTACATCGACGCGCGGGACGGCGCCCAGGCCGTCCGCAAGGGCCTGGAGTACCAGGGCACGGGCGTGGAGGTCTTCGTCATCGCCAGCCCGGACACGGTGATGTCCACACCGTCCGACGAACTGGCCGCGGCCGAGTTCCCGGGCGTCGAGGTCCGGGGCGGACTCGGCCGCAACGAATCGCTGATGTCCACCGCGAAGGCCCGTCGCGTGCTCGGCTACGCACCCGGGCACACCTGGCGTAACCACGTCTGAGCCGGCTCCCCGCCGCCGGGCCCGGCCAGCCACCCCGCCGGGCCCGGTCACCGACCGCCGGGCCCGGTCAGCGCCACGGTCCCCTGACGGCCCCGCCGGCGCGGCGCGCCGTCAGGCGAAGCCGCGCCAGACGTTGTCGAAGGCCGCCTCCTCTATGGCGCGGCGCTGCCGCACGGCCTCCAGCTCCATCACGGCGTCGTTGACGGACGCCAGCACCGCCGTCACCGCCTCCCCGGCCACCTCCGGTGCCTCGACGGCCGGCTCGCCGCCGATCCCCGCGGCCGTGGCGAGGGTGGCGAGGACGGGCTCGCGGGAGCTCCACCGGTCGACCGCCTGACGGCGCTCATCGGAGTCGGCGAGGACCTGGCGGCCGGCCTGGAGGGGGCCCCAGTGGCCGCGCTGCCGGGTGAGCACCCCGTCCTGCTCCAGGGCGTCCCTGTACGCGGCGGCCAGGCCGCGGCCACGGCGCCACAGCCAGTCCTCCACCGTTTCGAACGGCGGCGTGCGTATCAGCGCCGAGGCGGCCGCCGCCAGCAGCGGATCGAAGGAGGCGGGGGCCAGGCCCGGCAGGATGCGGTCGCCCTCCAGCGTCGCGGCCTCGGCCCGAATGATGTCGATCATCTCGGCTCCGGCGAGCGCCAGCGACAGGTCGCCCTGGGGCACCGGACGGTCGGGTCCCCTGTCGAGACCGACGATCATCAGATCCCGCGCTGTACTCATGAACGACTCCCCAAACAGAGGCGAAGACGGTTGGCTCCCCAACGCTGGACCGACCCGGCAGCGGAAGTCTTCCTGTACCAGCCGACTCTAACGCGCCCGAGCTGGTCACGGCCGGGCCGTATATGACAGGCCGGTGACATTGCACGGCTCCCCGCGGGGGCCGAGGCGGGCGCGCCGGCGCCCGATCAGGGGCGCGGGTCCGTGACGTGCGGCACCCTCGCGCGGGCGGGGTGGGCGCGTCAGCGCCCTGGTGGGGGCGCGCGGGGCGCCCCTGATCACCCCGCGAATTCCAGCAGCACCTTGCAGGCCCGGGCGCGGT
The nucleotide sequence above comes from Streptomyces sp. TS71-3. Encoded proteins:
- a CDS encoding molybdopterin-dependent oxidoreductase, which encodes MVGLGALGVAAAKPLQNGLESFLGAAADKDPTGLTGLLPNGGGFRYYSVTGSVPTKGETDYRLTVDGLVDHSGSYSLADLRGLPQTRLVRDVQCVTGWRVPGTPFEGVRLSHLLDLAGVRPSAKAVRFTCFDGAYSESLTMAQARRDDVLVAMRMQDKPVSHVHGGPVRLYVAPMYFYKSAKWLSGITVTDKVEPGYWEHYGYDVDGWVGRSNGRDDAPTS
- a CDS encoding cytochrome b/b6 domain-containing protein, which codes for MAPGAGDGTARERTGPDGPPTRLRRFTRAERWVHRTTGLLMGVCVLTAAFLYIPQLAELVGRRVLVVTVHEWSGLLLPVPLLAGLVSRALRADLGRLNRFAPYDRRWLHAVRHRDPRPQSRPAGKFNAGQKIYAGWIAGAVLVMLGTGLLMWFTHLFPLVLRIGATFVHDWLALAVGIVLAGHIAMALADPEARRGMRTGWVSRAWAEREHRLWRP
- a CDS encoding NAD(P)-dependent oxidoreductase, whose translation is MNPLLVKVCDPVSRVVVTGGSGKLGRAVVQELVDHGWDVVNLDRAAPAEQLCPFVKVDLSDYGQTVGALTAVDDRYDRVDAVAHLAAVPAPGLLPNTAVFENNITATHHVFSAARLAGIRNVVWASSETVLGLPFETPPPYLPVDEEYPARPESNYSLAKHLEEQMAAQFCRWDPELKMVGLRFSNVMEVQDYARFPGFEADPRLRRWNLWSYIDARDGAQAVRKGLEYQGTGVEVFVIASPDTVMSTPSDELAAAEFPGVEVRGGLGRNESLMSTAKARRVLGYAPGHTWRNHV
- a CDS encoding signal peptidase I — protein: MNDSVYAGNAGRDGALDRGWLLGHFKPPSDPRHSADVEIKWGVHPRGDRRARWVRGEHRTALLVLISGRFRVELPDRSVLLERPGDYVVWGHGVDHSWWADEESVVLTVRWPSVPGYALSGEGSL
- a CDS encoding GPP34 family phosphoprotein, producing MSTARDLMIVGLDRGPDRPVPQGDLSLALAGAEMIDIIRAEAATLEGDRILPGLAPASFDPLLAAAASALIRTPPFETVEDWLWRRGRGLAAAYRDALEQDGVLTRQRGHWGPLQAGRQVLADSDERRQAVDRWSSREPVLATLATAAGIGGEPAVEAPEVAGEAVTAVLASVNDAVMELEAVRQRRAIEEAAFDNVWRGFA